A window from Pleuronectes platessa chromosome 6, fPlePla1.1, whole genome shotgun sequence encodes these proteins:
- the gpr173 gene encoding probable G-protein coupled receptor 173, with the protein MGGGTFRMAHGNESSEGPPGPMAAVVATAGGMVAESPSSAVSTYIKLVLLGLIICISLVGNLVVSLLVLRDRALQKAPYYFLLDLCLADTIRSAICFPFVLVSIKNGSAWTYSVLSCKVVAFMAVLFCFHAAFMLFCISVTRYMAIAHHRFYSKRMTFWTCVAVVCMVWTLSVAMAFPPVFDVGTYKFIREEDQCIFEHRYFKANDTLGFMLMLAVLILATHVVYMKLLLFEYKHRKMKPVQMVPAISQNWTFHGPGATGQAAANWIAGFGRGPMPPTLLGIRQNLHNQNRRLLGMEEFKAEKQLGRMFYVITLLFLVLWSPYIVACYWRVFVKACTIPHRYLSTTVWMSFAQAGVNPIVCFFLNKDLKIGLLSHLPACCRTKPHLPREPYCVI; encoded by the coding sequence ATGGGTGGGGGGACATTCAGAATGGCCCATGGAAATGAGAGCAGTGAAGGGCCTCCTGGGCCCATGGCAGCAGTGGTGGCTACTGCAGGAGGTATGGTAGCAGAGAGTCCTTCTTCTGCTGTGTCTACCTATATCAAACTGGTGCTACTGGGGCTGATCATCTGCATTAGCCTGGTGGGGAACCTGGTGGTATCTCTGTTAGTACTGCGGGACCGGGCCCTGCAAAAAGCACCTTATTACTTCCTGCTGGACCTCTGCCTGGCAGACACCATTCGCTCAGCCATCTGCTTCCCTTTTGTTCTGGTGTCAATAAAGAACGGCTCAGCCTGGACCTATAGTGTTCTAAGCTGCAAGGTAGTGGCCTTCATGGCAGTCCTCTTCTGTTTCCATGCTGCCTTCATGCTGTTCTGCATCAGCGTAACACGCTACATGGCTATTGCACACCACCGCTTTTACTCAAAGCGAATGACATTCTGGACATGTGTGGCAGTGGTGTGTATGGTGTGGACACTGTCTGTGGCGATGGCATTCCCACCAGTTTTTGACGTGGGTACCTACAAGTTCATTCGCGAGGAGGACCAGTGCATCTTTGAGCATCGCTATTTCAAGGCTAATGATACACTCGGCTTCATGTTAATGCTGGCTGTTCTCATTCTAGCCACACATGTTGTCTACATGAAGTTACTTCTCTTTGAATACAAGCACCGCAAAATGAAACCAGTCCAGATGGTGCCAGCCATCAGTCAGAACTGGACCTTTCATGGACCAGGGGCTACTGGTCAAGCGGCAGCCAACTGGATTGCAGGCTTTGGCAGGGGCCCGATGCCGCCAACTTTGCTTGGAATCCGTCAGAACTTGCACAACCAGAACCGGCGCCTGTTGGGCATGGAGGAGTTCAAAGCAGAGAAGCAGCTTGGCAGGATGTTTTATGTGATCACTCTTCTGTTCCTGGTTCTGTGGTCTCCTTACATAGTGGCTTGCTATTGGAGAGTGTTTGTCAAGGCTTGCACAATACCGCACAGGTACCTCTCCACAACCGTGTGGATGAGTTTCGCTCAAGCCGGGGTCAACCCTATTGTCTGTTTCTTCCTTAACAAAGACTTGAAGATAGGGCTCCTTTCCCATCTACCAGCCTGCTGCAGGACTAAACCTCATCTGCCACGAGAGCCTTATTGTGTCATTTAA